One genomic window of Arachis hypogaea cultivar Tifrunner chromosome 8, arahy.Tifrunner.gnm2.J5K5, whole genome shotgun sequence includes the following:
- the LOC140172829 gene encoding cyclic nucleotide-gated ion channel 1-like, with translation MTEKKFVRFEDWRSDSNTSIIEKYDLSTDGFFKRKVIKKPGASPTNNKSDGKESTNKKCSTKIKVLDPQGPLLQKWNKIFVIICVMAISVDPLFLYIPVINEEKKCLSLDKRLEIVACALRTFFDLFYIIRILFQFRTGFIAPSSRVFGRGELIHDTKAIVIRYLCSDFIIDILSIIPLPQMYILAILPIPSSTFPYKVKNMLKFTILAQYVPRLLRLYLLFKEVTSTCGILTETAWAGAAYNLFLYMLASHVVGAFWYLFSIEAEVRCWHKVVKFHNYSSYVYLSCGGMANNNPQVQLLLSKDNYCQLESPDDIKDQSVFNFGIYTQALMAHIVGSSTDFPQKFFFCFWWGFRNLSSLGQNLLCSTYIGENIFAILIAIFGLVLFSSLIGNMQKYLQSTTVRVEEMRIKRRDAERWMSHRMLPDSIRERIRRYLQYKWQQNRGVEEEALIRNLPKDLRRDIRRHLCLKLLTRVPMFENMNKQLLDAMCDRLKPVLYTEKSYIVCEGDPVDEMLFIMRGNLRTATTNGGRTGFFNSSELRAGDFCGEELLTWALDPNCTPSLPISTRTVETISEVEAFALMADDLKFVASQFRRVINSKQLQHTFRFYSLQWKTWAACFIQAAWRRYRKKKAERVLREAEEVQSFGMEDGYSNNSSSSSPSFVATVYAQKFAANALRPIRSGKRTNKVSPPTQRLLPLLPQKPAEPDFTSQKH, from the exons ATGACTGAGAAAAAGTTTGTTAG aTTTGAGGATTGGAGATCAGATTCAAATACAAGCATTATTGAAAAGTATGATCTATCCACTGATGGATTCTTCAAaagaaaagttataaaaaaacCAGGTGCAAGTCCTACTAATAATAAAAGTGATGGAAAAGAATCAACCAATAAAAAGTGTTCTACTAAGATCAAGGTTCTTGATCCACAAGGTCCATTGCTTCAAAAATGGAACAAAATCTTTGTGATCATATGTGTTATGGCAATTTCTGTGGACCCTCTATTCCTCTACATTCCTGTGATCAATGAAGAGAAGAAGTGCCTTAGTTTGGATAAAAGATTGGAGATTGTTGCTTGTGCTCTTAGAAcattctttgatcttttctacattattaggatcttgtttcagtttaGAACAGGGTTTATTGCACCTTCTTCACGTGTGTTTGGAAGGGGTGAGTTGATTCATGACACAAAAGCCATTGTCATCAGATACTTGTGCTCAGATTTCATCATTGATATTCTATCAATTATTCCACTTCCTCAG ATGTACATCTTAGCTATCCTTCCAATACCATCAAGCACATTTCCATACAAGGTAAAGAACATGTTGAAGTTCACAATTCTAGCTCAGTATGTGCCAAGACTTCTGAGGTTGTATCTTTTATTCAAAGAAGTGACAAGCACTTGTGGTATTCTCACTGAGACAGCATGGGCTGGTGCTGCCTATAATCTTTTTCTATATATGCTTGCAAGTCAT GTGGTTGGAGCTTTCTGGTACTTGTTCTCAATAGAAGCAGAGGTTAGGTGTTGGCACAAGGTGGTGAAATTTCATAACTACTCCAGTTATGTATACCTTAGCTGTGGTGGAATGGCCAACAATAATCCACAAGTTCAATTACTTTTGAGCAAGGATAATTATTGCCAGCTTGAGAGCCCTGATGACATAAAAGATCAAAGTGTTTTCAATTTCGGAATATATACTCAGGCTCTAATGGCTCATATTGTAGGATCAAGTACAGATTTTCCTCAGAAGTTCTTCTTCTGTTTTTGGTGGGGTTTTCGCAACTTAAG TTCTCTTGGACAAAACCTCTTGTGTAGTACTTACATTGGGGAGAATATATTTGCTATCCTCATTGCCATCTTTGGATTGGTTCTGTTCTCATCACTCATTGGAAACATGCAG AAATATCTACAATCTACAACTGTAAGAGTTGAAGAGATGAGGATCAAAAGGAGGGACGCCGAGCGGTGGATGTCGCACCGGATGCTTCCGGATTCCATAAGAGAAAGGATCAGAAGGTATTTACAATACAAATGGCAACAGAATAGGGGTGTTGAGGAGGAAGCATTGATTAGAAACCTTCCTAAAGATCTCAGAAGGGACATTAGGCGTCATCTTTGCTTGAAATTACTTACAAGA GTGCCAATGTTTGAGAACATGAACAAACAATTGTTGGATGCAATGTGTGATAGACTGAAGCCAGTCCTTTACACAGAGAAGAGCTACATAGTTTGCGAAGGCGATCCGGTCGACGAAATGCTCTTCATTATGCGGGGAAACCTCAGAACTGCCACGACAAATGGCGGCAGAACAGGCTTCTTCAACTCCTCTGAGCTGAGAGCTGGTGACTTCTGTGGAGAAGAGCTTTTGACATGGGCCTTGGATCCAAATTGCACTCCAAGTTTACCAATTTCAACAAGAACTGTTGAAACCATATCTGAAGTTGAAGCTTTTGCTCTCATGGCTGATGACTTGAAGTTTGTTGCTTCGCAGTTTCGAAGAGTTATAAACAGCAAACAACTCCAGCATACTTTCAG ATTCTACTCCTTACAATGGAAGACATGGGCAGCATGTTTCATCCAAGCAGCATGGCGAAGATACCGGAAGAAGAAAGCAGAGAGAGTGTTGCGCGAAGCCGAAGAGGTgcaatctttcggaatggaggatGGATATAGCAACAACAGCAGCTCATCATCACCAAGCTTTGTTGCCACAGTTTATGCACAAAAGTTTGCAGCCAATGCTCTTAGACCCATAAGAAGTGGCAAACGCACCAACAAAGTTTCACCACCGACACAGAGGTTACTACCACTTCTGCCTCAGAAACCAGCTGAACCAGATTTCACCTCTCAGAAGCATTAA
- the LOC140174761 gene encoding uncharacterized protein: protein MAWKDGCDIKVTSSSSFYIQAIVKDAANDVEWSIIGVHLSCSEQVRSAQFQEISVMMEQNQGGIAILGDFNSITTPEEKDGGGDTPLSSMTAFNLFIGDNDLVDLGMIGRQYTWSNRRAGNELIQERLDRVLVNAELLQSFCQPTVLRLAENGSDHAPLLLDTTPWMEK, encoded by the coding sequence ATGGCGTGGAAAGATGGATGCGATATTAAAGTTACCAGCAGCTCCAGTTTCTATATACAAGCTATAGTGAAAGATGCAGCCAACGATGTGGAATGGAGTATAATTGGAGTTCACCTCAGTTGCAGTGAACAAGTAAGATCAGCCCAATTTCAAGAGATCTCGGTGATGATGGAGCAGAATCAGGGAGGAATAGCTATCTTGGGCGATTTTAACTCAATCACTACACCAGAGGAAAAAGATGGGGGTGGCGACACGCCTTTATCATCTATGACAGCTTTCAATCTATTCATTGGAGACAATGATTTGGTGGATCTAGGTATGATCGGAAGACAATACACTTGGAGTAATAGGAGGGCAGGGAATGAATTGATCCAGGAACGTTTGGACAGAGTATTAGTAAACGCGGAGCTACTGCAATCCTTTTGTCAACCAACCGTTCTCAGGCTTGCCGAAAATGGTTCAGATCATGCCCCTTTACTGCTGGACACTACTCCTtggatggaaaaataa